One region of Flavobacterium sp. GSB-24 genomic DNA includes:
- a CDS encoding zinc-binding alcohol dehydrogenase family protein, which yields MKAIGFKSSLPIENQESFIEFEASKPIPGDRDLLIKIDAVSVNPVDFKIRQSSAKDTVLETPKIIGWDAVGIVQAVGEKVTLFEIGDLVYYAGDITKQGSNAEYQIIDERIVGKKPQSLSIEEAAVIPLTALTAWEILFDRIRISEEKDKGKSILIIGGAGGVGSIAIQLAKKIAGLTVIATASRPETIDWCKQQGADFVVDHKDLVSSVREAGFENVDFILDFVDTNAYWDTMVELIKPQGHIASITGSSDPVVLNKLKSKSASFSWELMYTRSMYQTEDMIEQHHILNKVADLLDEGVLKTTLNLTLNGLTADNFKKAHQLLESGKTIGKIAIKF from the coding sequence ATGAAAGCAATTGGATTCAAGTCATCGCTACCCATAGAAAATCAAGAAAGTTTTATCGAATTTGAAGCGTCAAAGCCAATACCTGGTGATCGCGATTTATTAATAAAAATCGATGCAGTTTCGGTAAATCCAGTAGATTTTAAAATTCGTCAGAGCAGTGCAAAAGATACAGTTCTAGAAACACCCAAAATTATTGGCTGGGATGCTGTTGGTATTGTACAGGCAGTTGGAGAAAAAGTTACACTATTTGAAATCGGAGATCTAGTATATTACGCAGGAGATATTACCAAACAAGGCAGTAATGCGGAATATCAAATAATCGACGAAAGAATTGTTGGCAAAAAGCCACAATCACTAAGTATCGAGGAAGCGGCTGTAATTCCGCTGACAGCTTTAACAGCTTGGGAAATTTTATTTGACAGAATTAGAATCAGCGAAGAAAAAGACAAAGGGAAATCAATTTTAATCATTGGAGGAGCAGGAGGAGTAGGTTCGATTGCAATTCAACTGGCCAAGAAAATTGCAGGTTTAACCGTTATTGCAACAGCGTCTCGTCCAGAAACAATTGACTGGTGCAAACAGCAGGGCGCCGATTTTGTAGTAGATCACAAAGACTTGGTTTCTTCTGTCCGTGAAGCTGGTTTTGAAAATGTAGATTTTATTTTAGACTTTGTAGACACCAACGCCTATTGGGATACAATGGTAGAATTGATCAAACCACAAGGACATATCGCTTCGATTACTGGAAGCAGTGATCCTGTTGTGTTAAACAAATTGAAAAGTAAAAGTGCCTCTTTTTCTTGGGAACTAATGTATACACGCTCGATGTACCAAACAGAAGACATGATCGAACAGCATCATATTTTAAATAAAGTTGCTGATTTATTAGATGAAGGCGTGCTAAAAACAACTTTAAATTTAACCCTAAACGGACTAACTGCTGACAATTTTAAAAAAGCACATCAGCTTTTAGAATCGGGTAAAACGATTGGAAAAATTGCAATTAAATTTTAA
- a CDS encoding DoxX family protein produces MISKNTDLGLLVLRISIGGLMLFHGVSKILHGISFLVENMGTFAYAVYIGEVLAPIAILVGFRTRIAAVIFAINCITAIAVAHAQDIFSISDHGGYANELLMLYLLGAIALFFTGAGKYAVSKTNNWD; encoded by the coding sequence ATGATTTCAAAAAACACAGACTTAGGATTATTAGTATTACGTATCAGCATCGGTGGATTAATGCTTTTTCACGGAGTTTCAAAAATCCTTCATGGAATTTCTTTCCTTGTAGAAAACATGGGAACATTTGCATATGCTGTTTACATTGGTGAAGTTTTAGCTCCGATTGCTATCTTAGTAGGATTTAGAACTAGAATTGCAGCGGTTATTTTTGCCATAAATTGTATCACAGCCATTGCAGTTGCACATGCACAAGATATTTTCTCTATAAGTGATCATGGAGGTTATGCTAATGAACTTTTAATGCTTTATCTTTTAGGAGCAATCGCATTATTTTTTACTGGGGCTGGCAAATACGCCGTTTCGAAAACCAATAATTGGGACTAA
- a CDS encoding CPBP family glutamic-type intramembrane protease: MSPLSPLLWILLISPFVVIAHFKTEKTNYKYLAFFVLYFLSDMLLQHYGKELLPLDFLGLKFNWSGKILSLVLSLIILFSVSKEERIKIGFTAQTNPKTTLKFGLLMFIGFTLFDIVFKLILFPKGGTFDLETFIFQATMPGLTEEIALRGISPWLLNKAFAPKWNYRGVELGWSFIIITILFGVSHGAVLDQDFHLKFDIITIVYLTLISSFSLAVLRIFSGNLIFSILGHNIINLINAVIRIL, encoded by the coding sequence ATGTCACCATTATCACCGCTTCTCTGGATATTATTAATTTCTCCTTTTGTTGTTATTGCACATTTCAAAACAGAAAAAACAAATTATAAATACTTAGCGTTTTTTGTTCTTTATTTTCTTAGCGATATGCTATTGCAGCATTACGGAAAAGAGCTGTTGCCATTAGATTTCCTTGGATTAAAGTTCAATTGGTCAGGAAAAATTTTGAGTTTAGTTTTATCTTTAATTATACTGTTTTCAGTTTCAAAAGAAGAAAGAATCAAAATCGGATTTACTGCTCAAACCAATCCAAAAACCACTTTAAAATTTGGTTTACTGATGTTTATTGGCTTTACATTATTTGACATAGTTTTTAAACTGATATTGTTTCCAAAAGGAGGAACATTCGATTTAGAAACTTTTATTTTTCAAGCGACAATGCCTGGATTAACAGAAGAAATTGCTCTTAGAGGAATATCGCCATGGCTTTTAAATAAGGCTTTTGCTCCAAAATGGAATTACCGTGGTGTCGAATTGGGCTGGTCATTTATAATTATTACCATTTTATTTGGCGTTTCGCACGGCGCGGTTTTAGATCAGGATTTTCATTTAAAGTTTGACATCATTACAATTGTGTATCTTACTTTAATCTCTTCTTTTAGTTTAGCAGTTCTTAGGATTTTTTCAGGGAATTTAATCTTTTCAATCCTTGGCCACAACATAATTAATTTAATCAATGCAGTTATTAGAATTTTATAA